Proteins encoded by one window of Pseudonocardia sp. HH130629-09:
- a CDS encoding DUF1540 domain-containing protein, protein MTTAQDMPQVQQCAATSCSYNSDSSCGAGAITISGEHAHCGTFVEISFRGGSGNGLVGACHRSDCRFNEKLECTASSVDIGAGADAADCLTYEAK, encoded by the coding sequence ATGACCACGGCTCAGGACATGCCCCAGGTTCAGCAGTGTGCCGCCACCAGCTGCTCCTACAACTCCGACTCCAGCTGCGGTGCGGGGGCGATCACGATCTCCGGTGAGCACGCCCACTGCGGCACCTTCGTCGAGATCTCGTTCCGCGGTGGCAGCGGCAACGGTCTCGTTGGTGCCTGTCACCGATCGGACTGTCGGTTCAACGAGAAGCTCGAGTGCACCGCGTCGTCGGTGGACATCGGCGCGGGCGCCGACGCCGCCGACTGCCTCACCTACGAGGCCAAATAG
- a CDS encoding IS5 family transposase, producing the protein MLAEPADHALGRSRGGLSTKIHQLVDGHGRPLVVLLGPGQGGDSPMFPHLMAHLSIARPGPGRPRTRPERVRADKAYSSRAIRRHLRERRIIAVIPEPSDQQGHRKRRGSRGGRPPAFDPVDYRNRNVVERGFCHVKQWRGLATRYDKLALTFRGGAVLKAIVTWLRALGDTP; encoded by the coding sequence CTGCTCGCCGAACCAGCAGATCACGCGCTGGGACGGTCCCGCGGAGGGCTGTCGACGAAGATCCACCAGCTCGTTGACGGGCACGGCCGCCCGCTGGTGGTCCTCCTCGGCCCCGGCCAGGGCGGCGACTCGCCAATGTTTCCGCACCTGATGGCGCACCTGAGCATCGCCCGACCGGGCCCGGGACGACCCCGGACCCGGCCCGAACGCGTGCGCGCGGACAAGGCCTACTCCTCACGCGCGATCCGCCGGCACCTGCGCGAGCGCCGGATCATCGCTGTCATTCCGGAGCCCTCTGACCAGCAGGGACACCGCAAACGACGCGGCTCACGCGGCGGCCGACCGCCCGCATTCGATCCGGTCGACTACCGAAACCGCAACGTCGTCGAGCGCGGATTCTGCCACGTCAAGCAGTGGCGCGGGCTGGCCACCCGTTACGACAAGCTCGCCCTGACCTTCCGCGGCGGCGCCGTCCTGAAGGCAATCGTCACCTGGCTCCGCGCATTGGGAGACACACCCTAG
- a CDS encoding IS5 family transposase, whose protein sequence is MPRTAVLTDAQWARLAPLLPSSEGRRGRPFRDDRRVLEGIIYRYRCGLPWRDVPAEFGPWQTLWKRHRRYSGDGTWDHILAALLVEADAAEVLGWAVSVDSTIIRAHQHAATLKRDTGGRIELHESARRTSRSRAGTVPRRAVDEDPPAR, encoded by the coding sequence GTGCCGCGCACCGCTGTCCTGACTGATGCCCAGTGGGCCCGTCTGGCGCCGCTGTTGCCCTCCTCCGAGGGTCGTCGCGGGCGCCCGTTCCGCGATGACCGCCGGGTGCTCGAGGGGATCATCTACCGGTATCGGTGCGGGCTTCCCTGGCGCGACGTCCCAGCCGAGTTCGGGCCGTGGCAGACGTTGTGGAAGCGGCACCGCCGCTACAGCGGCGACGGCACCTGGGACCACATCCTGGCTGCTCTTCTGGTCGAGGCCGACGCCGCCGAGGTGCTCGGGTGGGCGGTCAGCGTGGACTCCACGATCATCCGTGCCCACCAGCACGCCGCGACCCTCAAGCGCGACACAGGGGGCCGGATCGAACTACACGAATCTGCTCGCCGAACCAGCAGATCACGCGCTGGGACGGTCCCGCGGAGGGCTGTCGACGAAGATCCACCAGCTCGTTGA
- a CDS encoding 3-hydroxybutyryl-CoA dehydrogenase, whose product MERVGVVGCGQMGSGIAEVAARAGYGVRVVETSAAAVEAGRARLESSLARAEKRGRIDSAEEVLARIEVIEGLDALADRELVVEAIAEDEALKTGVFRELDRLVTDTDAVLASNTSSIPIMKLAVATKRPEKVVGIHFFNPVPVLSLVELVPSLMTADDTLATARTFVEEGLGKKAIDCQDRAGFVVNALLVPFLLSAIRMMESGFATAEDIDEGLVRGCAHPQGPLALSDLIGLDTVQAVAESMYAEFKEPLYAPPPLLARMVDAGLLGKKAGRGFYTYS is encoded by the coding sequence ATGGAGCGCGTAGGCGTCGTCGGCTGCGGCCAGATGGGATCCGGGATCGCGGAGGTCGCGGCACGGGCCGGGTACGGCGTGCGGGTCGTGGAGACCTCCGCCGCCGCCGTGGAGGCCGGCCGGGCGCGGCTGGAGTCGTCGCTGGCCCGGGCGGAGAAGCGCGGCCGGATCGACTCGGCGGAGGAGGTCCTGGCCCGCATCGAGGTGATCGAGGGCCTGGACGCGCTGGCCGACCGGGAGCTCGTCGTCGAGGCGATCGCCGAGGACGAGGCCCTCAAGACCGGCGTCTTCCGGGAGCTGGACCGGCTCGTCACCGACACCGATGCGGTGCTGGCGTCGAACACGTCGTCCATCCCGATCATGAAGCTGGCGGTGGCGACGAAGCGGCCGGAGAAGGTCGTCGGCATCCACTTCTTCAACCCGGTGCCGGTGCTGTCGTTGGTCGAGCTCGTCCCGAGCCTGATGACCGCCGACGACACGCTCGCCACCGCCCGCACCTTCGTCGAGGAGGGGCTCGGCAAGAAGGCGATCGACTGCCAGGACCGCGCCGGGTTCGTCGTCAACGCGCTGCTGGTGCCGTTCCTGCTGTCGGCGATTCGGATGATGGAGTCCGGCTTCGCCACCGCCGAGGACATCGATGAGGGACTGGTCCGCGGCTGCGCGCACCCGCAGGGCCCGCTCGCGCTGTCCGACCTGATCGGCCTGGACACCGTGCAGGCCGTCGCCGAGTCGATGTACGCGGAGTTCAAGGAGCCGCTGTACGCGCCGCCGCCGCTGCTGGCCCGCATGGTCGACGCCGGGCTGCTCGGCAAGAAGGCCGGGCGCGGCTTCTACACCTACTCCTGA
- a CDS encoding lipopolysaccharide biosynthesis protein has product MTGPGGDLPDDPTRPLRPVPADPPPPDGPPSSPDRATGGPSLTTRTARGFAWAFTGTVGQAVLQIGATVALARLLTPDEFGAAAAALLVVGLTQLVTQLGVAASLVHRERLDDRDVTAAFWFSVLVAAVFAAVLAAGSPVLSPLVGLPADSGLLPLLSVALLFAGAAATPLGLLQRDLRFRSMATVDLVAAGPALIGVSVALAAAGYGATALAYGEIAAAVAKCVGYLVLTRPRFRPEGPAASWARLRPLLGYGAGFSLAQLGNWFALNADKLVVANALGTGPLGVYGRAYNLLSEPANIIGGAADKALFPAMARVRDDGPRLRAAYVRSASLVALVTVPAAVLLCVLAPEVVHVLLGDQWDAVVPLVQLFALVLLPRTSYKISTSLTRATGAVYRAAWRQWLYAGYVVVLTVTGGLLWGLVGVAAGASLAIVIHFLVMLQFSARVSPGLMGAVLRMYLKHVPALVLTVAATWGVATLVRPLGIDLVTLAVAALTGGIATLGTLVVLRGRFAAELGVVRSLRGGGAPRGPRPAGSGSGPVVPTAPAAPAAPAGPALPTGPAAPAAPVDDATVQLPAVGRGDAPRTVGTPADRR; this is encoded by the coding sequence GTGACCGGACCCGGCGGCGACCTGCCCGACGACCCGACCCGGCCCCTGCGGCCCGTCCCGGCCGACCCACCGCCACCGGACGGCCCGCCGTCGTCGCCGGACCGGGCGACGGGCGGACCCTCGCTCACGACACGGACCGCGCGCGGCTTCGCCTGGGCGTTCACCGGCACCGTCGGCCAGGCGGTCCTGCAGATCGGCGCTACCGTCGCGCTCGCCCGACTGCTGACCCCGGACGAGTTCGGTGCCGCCGCGGCCGCGCTGCTCGTCGTCGGGCTGACCCAGCTGGTGACCCAGCTCGGTGTCGCCGCGTCGCTGGTGCACCGCGAGCGCCTCGACGACCGCGACGTGACGGCCGCGTTCTGGTTCTCGGTGCTGGTCGCCGCGGTGTTCGCGGCCGTGCTCGCGGCCGGGTCGCCGGTGCTCAGCCCGCTCGTCGGGCTGCCCGCCGACTCCGGCCTGCTGCCGCTGCTGTCGGTGGCACTGCTGTTCGCAGGTGCCGCCGCGACGCCGCTCGGGCTGCTGCAACGCGACCTGCGGTTCCGTTCGATGGCCACCGTCGACCTCGTCGCGGCCGGGCCGGCGCTGATCGGGGTGAGCGTGGCGCTGGCCGCGGCCGGGTACGGCGCCACCGCGCTCGCCTACGGCGAGATCGCCGCCGCCGTGGCCAAGTGCGTCGGCTACCTGGTGCTGACCCGGCCTCGGTTCCGGCCCGAGGGCCCCGCCGCGAGCTGGGCCCGGCTGCGTCCGCTGCTCGGCTACGGCGCCGGATTCTCCCTCGCCCAGCTCGGCAACTGGTTCGCGCTCAACGCCGACAAGCTCGTCGTCGCCAACGCCCTGGGTACCGGCCCGCTCGGCGTCTACGGCCGCGCCTACAACCTGCTCTCCGAGCCGGCCAACATCATCGGCGGTGCCGCGGACAAGGCGCTGTTCCCGGCGATGGCCCGGGTCCGCGACGACGGCCCCCGGCTGCGCGCCGCCTACGTCCGCAGCGCCAGCCTCGTCGCGCTGGTCACCGTCCCGGCCGCGGTCCTGCTGTGCGTGCTCGCGCCCGAGGTCGTGCACGTGCTGCTCGGCGACCAGTGGGACGCCGTCGTGCCGCTCGTGCAGCTGTTCGCGCTGGTGCTGTTGCCGCGCACCTCCTACAAGATCAGCACCTCGCTGACCCGGGCCACCGGCGCGGTCTACCGGGCGGCCTGGCGGCAGTGGCTCTACGCCGGCTACGTCGTCGTGCTGACCGTGACCGGCGGGCTGCTGTGGGGCCTGGTCGGCGTCGCGGCGGGGGCCTCGCTCGCCATCGTGATCCACTTCCTGGTGATGCTGCAGTTCTCCGCACGGGTCTCACCCGGCCTCATGGGCGCGGTCCTGCGGATGTACCTCAAGCACGTCCCGGCGCTGGTGCTGACCGTCGCGGCGACCTGGGGCGTCGCGACGCTGGTCCGCCCGCTCGGGATCGACCTGGTCACCCTCGCCGTCGCCGCCCTGACCGGCGGGATCGCCACGCTCGGGACGCTGGTCGTGCTGCGCGGACGGTTCGCCGCCGAGCTCGGCGTGGTGCGCAGCCTGCGCGGGGGCGGGGCTCCCCGCGGGCCGCGCCCGGCCGGCTCCGGATCCGGCCCCGTCGTTCCCACAGCCCCCGCAGCCCCTGCGGCGCCTGCCGGGCCCGCGCTCCCGACCGGGCCCGCCGCTCCCGCGGCCCCGGTGGACGACGCCACCGTGCAGCTGCCCGCCGTCGGCCGCGGTGACGCGCCGCGAACGGTCGGGACGCCCGCCGACCGCCGCTGA
- a CDS encoding amidohydrolase, which yields MSDSHPGAGLDDLYDDLANLDDLADLYRDLHRRPELSFAETRTAGIAAERLRRCGYEVTEGVGRTGVVGVLRNGDGPTALLRADMDALPVAEDTGLDYASTVRAVGRDGEETAVAHACGHDMHVTCLVGAAAELAATRDTWRGTLLVVFQPAEEFGAGADAMLDDGLYDRFGTPDVVLGQHVAPLPAGLLAVASGPAFAGSDSLRITLHGVGGHGARPETTVDPVLLAAATTLRLHTVVPREIAATETAVLSVGMLRAGTKENVIPDSAELGLTVRSYTPSVRGRVLAGIERTVRGEAAASGAPRDPEVRLLESFPPVVNDADAAERTRAALATVTPLPVVDPGPVTGSEDVGRFAVAAGVPCVFWLLGGADPGAFEGAAGVAEIRERSASLPSNHSPRYAPVIEPTLSVGVAALVAAAREWLPAG from the coding sequence GTGAGCGACAGTCACCCCGGCGCCGGCCTCGACGACCTCTACGACGACCTCGCCAACCTCGACGACCTCGCCGACCTGTACCGCGACCTCCACCGCCGTCCCGAGCTCTCCTTCGCCGAGACCCGCACCGCGGGGATCGCCGCGGAACGGCTGCGCCGGTGCGGCTACGAGGTGACCGAGGGCGTGGGGCGGACCGGCGTCGTCGGCGTGCTGCGCAACGGCGACGGCCCCACCGCCCTGCTGCGCGCCGACATGGACGCACTGCCCGTCGCCGAGGACACCGGCCTCGACTACGCCAGCACCGTCCGCGCCGTCGGCCGCGACGGCGAGGAGACCGCCGTCGCGCACGCCTGCGGGCACGACATGCACGTGACCTGCCTGGTCGGTGCCGCCGCCGAGCTCGCCGCGACCCGCGACACCTGGCGGGGCACGCTGCTCGTGGTGTTCCAGCCCGCCGAGGAGTTCGGCGCCGGGGCCGACGCGATGCTCGACGACGGCCTCTACGACCGGTTCGGCACCCCCGACGTCGTGCTCGGCCAGCACGTCGCGCCGCTGCCCGCCGGGCTCCTCGCCGTCGCCTCCGGGCCGGCCTTCGCGGGCAGCGACAGCCTGCGGATCACCCTGCACGGCGTGGGCGGGCACGGGGCGCGCCCGGAGACCACCGTCGACCCGGTGCTGCTGGCCGCGGCGACGACGCTGCGGCTGCACACCGTCGTCCCGCGCGAGATCGCCGCGACCGAGACCGCGGTGCTCAGCGTCGGGATGCTGCGGGCGGGCACCAAGGAGAACGTCATCCCCGACTCCGCCGAGCTGGGGCTGACCGTGCGCTCGTACACCCCGTCGGTGCGCGGGCGGGTGCTCGCCGGGATCGAGCGGACCGTGCGCGGCGAGGCCGCGGCCTCCGGGGCACCGAGGGACCCCGAGGTCCGGCTGCTGGAGTCGTTCCCGCCGGTGGTCAACGACGCCGACGCGGCCGAGCGCACCCGGGCCGCGCTGGCCACCGTCACCCCGCTCCCGGTCGTCGACCCGGGGCCGGTGACCGGGAGCGAGGACGTCGGGCGGTTCGCCGTCGCCGCCGGGGTCCCGTGCGTGTTCTGGCTGCTCGGCGGGGCCGACCCGGGCGCGTTCGAGGGCGCGGCCGGCGTCGCGGAGATCCGGGAGCGGAGCGCGTCGCTGCCGTCGAACCACTCCCCCCGCTACGCGCCGGTGATCGAGCCGACGTTGTCGGTCGGGGTCGCGGCGCTGGTCGCGGCGGCGCGGGAGTGGCTGCCGGCGGGCTGA
- a CDS encoding SGNH/GDSL hydrolase family protein, whose translation MDEDLMGRLIRFADLTAWPAFAALGVQEESIDRLLATTAGLDPSAVAGVRAGLAARVRSAARALRNEPPVAAGLHRMGLRPGERVVVVGDSLSADRLSWARLLAELVPMVEPETTVEVLALSGRTSSEALALGPVLVSRVPTRVLVMLGTNDIRREGTTTGIRMVSISETARNLRALRLLLETESGARVRFVVPPPVDPRRVAATRELTGEWWDPADVPGLVATVLEVDPDAVDLSGMPVRPDFWEDDGLHPSPIGQVAILRAVLARI comes from the coding sequence GTGGACGAGGACCTGATGGGCCGGCTGATCCGGTTCGCCGACCTGACCGCCTGGCCGGCGTTCGCGGCGCTCGGGGTGCAGGAGGAGTCGATCGACCGGCTGCTCGCGACGACCGCGGGCCTGGACCCGTCGGCCGTCGCCGGGGTGCGTGCCGGGCTCGCCGCACGGGTCCGGTCCGCGGCGCGGGCACTGCGGAACGAGCCGCCGGTCGCCGCCGGGTTGCACCGGATGGGGCTGCGTCCGGGAGAGCGGGTCGTGGTCGTCGGCGACTCGCTGTCCGCCGACCGGCTGAGCTGGGCACGGCTGCTCGCCGAGCTGGTCCCGATGGTCGAACCGGAGACGACGGTCGAGGTGCTCGCGCTGTCCGGCCGGACCAGCTCCGAGGCGCTCGCGCTTGGCCCGGTCCTGGTCTCCCGGGTGCCGACCCGGGTGCTGGTCATGCTGGGCACGAACGACATCCGCCGGGAGGGCACGACCACCGGGATCCGGATGGTGTCGATCAGCGAGACGGCACGGAACCTGCGGGCGCTGCGCCTGCTGCTGGAGACCGAGAGTGGCGCCCGGGTGCGGTTCGTCGTCCCGCCGCCGGTCGACCCCCGTCGGGTGGCCGCCACCCGCGAGCTCACCGGCGAGTGGTGGGACCCGGCCGACGTCCCCGGGCTCGTCGCGACGGTCCTGGAGGTCGACCCGGATGCGGTCGACCTGTCCGGGATGCCGGTGCGGCCCGACTTCTGGGAGGACGACGGCCTGCACCCCAGCCCGATCGGCCAGGTCGCGATCCTGCGGGCGGTGCTCGCCCGGATCTGA
- the bla gene encoding class A beta-lactamase, with translation MTISRRSLLLAGAALGGTALTGCAPPAPAPPAAAPPAPDTGTAPIPAMADVERTYARTIGVHVLDTGTGRSAGHRDGDRFLMCSVIKALMAGFTLHRSLSDPGLLDRPVRYGRADLLEYAPVTTRNLATGMTVAQLCEAAVTVSDNTAHNLLLREVGSPAELTAWLRTTGDTVTRSDRAETALNDRDGERDTSTPAALASTLRTLVLGDALPAPQRDRLAGWLRANTTGDRQIRAAVPAGWGVGDKTGSGPLGERNDSGVLYPPDGAPLVLTVFTVPADPADEQRGEDAVAAAARAAVAALRG, from the coding sequence ATGACGATCTCCCGTCGCTCCCTGCTCCTCGCCGGCGCAGCACTCGGCGGCACCGCGCTGACCGGCTGTGCACCGCCCGCACCCGCTCCTCCCGCAGCCGCTCCGCCGGCCCCGGACACCGGGACCGCGCCGATCCCCGCGATGGCCGACGTCGAGCGCACCTACGCCCGCACGATCGGGGTGCACGTGCTCGACACCGGCACCGGCCGCAGCGCCGGGCACCGCGACGGCGACCGCTTCCTGATGTGCTCGGTGATCAAGGCGCTCATGGCCGGGTTCACGCTGCACCGCTCGCTGTCCGACCCCGGCCTGCTCGACCGCCCGGTCCGCTACGGACGCGCGGACCTGCTGGAGTACGCGCCCGTCACCACCCGGAACCTCGCGACCGGGATGACGGTGGCCCAGCTGTGCGAGGCCGCCGTCACCGTCTCGGACAACACCGCCCACAACCTGCTGCTGCGCGAGGTCGGCTCCCCCGCCGAGCTGACCGCCTGGCTCCGCACCACCGGCGACACGGTCACCCGCTCCGACCGGGCGGAGACCGCGCTGAACGACCGCGACGGCGAGCGCGACACCTCGACCCCGGCCGCGCTGGCGTCCACGCTGCGCACCCTCGTCCTCGGCGACGCGCTCCCGGCCCCACAGCGCGACCGGCTGGCCGGCTGGCTGCGCGCGAACACCACCGGCGACCGGCAGATCCGCGCGGCGGTCCCGGCGGGTTGGGGCGTGGGTGACAAGACCGGCTCCGGACCACTCGGGGAGCGCAACGACTCCGGGGTGCTCTACCCGCCGGACGGCGCACCGCTGGTCCTGACGGTGTTCACCGTCCCGGCCGACCCGGCCGACGAGCAGCGCGGGGAGGACGCCGTCGCCGCCGCGGCCCGCGCCGCCGTCGCCGCGCTGCGCGGCTGA
- a CDS encoding LysR family transcriptional regulator has translation MDLLRHLSFFVAVAEERHFGRAAARLGMAQPPLSQGLRRLETRLGVVLFDRGPGGVAPTAAGRDLLPRARALLEDADALVLAAVRHAEAARVLRLGAVADLGPAATARLAARAAAVTGLRVAPTVATTVALVDAVSDGTLDVAVVAHPAVLESARAGPVVALPTTLLLPAGHPAAAGPGPVVLRTLRGLELATAPRAHAPAAHDLLLDTLDIRGCPVTAAGAASPSEALALVATGAAFALTPDPGLSAEGVARRSAAGEPVPFRVRVVHRTGTPEGVVDALVAALREPG, from the coding sequence GTGGACCTGCTACGGCACCTGAGCTTCTTCGTCGCCGTCGCCGAGGAACGGCACTTCGGCCGCGCGGCCGCCCGGCTCGGCATGGCGCAGCCGCCGCTGTCGCAGGGACTGCGCCGGCTCGAGACCCGACTCGGGGTGGTGCTGTTCGACCGCGGACCCGGTGGCGTCGCGCCGACGGCGGCCGGGCGCGACCTGCTGCCCCGCGCCCGTGCGCTGCTGGAGGACGCCGATGCGCTCGTCCTGGCCGCCGTCCGGCACGCCGAGGCCGCCCGGGTGCTGCGGCTCGGGGCCGTCGCCGACCTCGGGCCGGCCGCGACCGCACGGCTGGCGGCCCGCGCGGCGGCGGTGACCGGGCTGCGGGTGGCCCCCACCGTCGCCACCACGGTGGCCCTGGTCGACGCGGTGTCGGACGGGACGCTCGACGTGGCCGTCGTCGCGCACCCGGCGGTGCTGGAGTCGGCGCGCGCCGGTCCGGTCGTGGCGTTGCCGACCACGCTGCTGCTGCCCGCCGGACACCCGGCCGCTGCGGGGCCCGGGCCGGTCGTGCTGCGGACGCTGCGCGGCCTGGAGCTCGCGACCGCGCCGCGGGCCCACGCCCCGGCCGCCCACGACCTGCTGCTCGACACCCTCGACATCCGTGGCTGCCCGGTCACCGCGGCCGGGGCCGCCTCGCCGTCGGAGGCGCTCGCACTGGTCGCGACGGGTGCCGCGTTCGCGCTCACCCCCGACCCCGGCCTGAGCGCCGAGGGCGTCGCCCGCCGATCGGCGGCGGGGGAGCCGGTGCCGTTCCGGGTCCGGGTGGTGCACCGCACCGGGACACCGGAGGGCGTCGTCGACGCGCTCGTCGCGGCGCTGCGGGAGCCCGGGTGA
- a CDS encoding serine hydrolase, protein MSPADEVRAVFRDAGVRGWLHARPVSGDGPHHSDRDVDAGAHAPVVMASVYKLFVLVAYCREVDAGTVDPREPVVVPVPRTPGLTGISALVDPVTMSWRDLVTSMVTASDNAAADVVHSRVGRDRVAALPTELGLPGTRIRGGTDEVFADLLADTGTDDVAAAFGVLADNDVPVEVRALSPVYGSATTAADVTALLALLWRGELASEASTAFARRLLGAQIWPHRLRAGFPAPTQVAGKTGTVGAVRNDVGVVTYPGEHPVAVAVFTHSARSDTTVPRADAAIGAAARVAVHALRAPAL, encoded by the coding sequence GTGAGCCCCGCCGACGAGGTCCGCGCGGTGTTCCGCGACGCCGGGGTGCGCGGCTGGCTGCACGCCCGCCCGGTCTCCGGGGACGGCCCGCACCACTCCGACCGCGACGTCGACGCCGGCGCCCACGCCCCTGTCGTGATGGCGTCGGTCTACAAGCTGTTCGTGCTGGTCGCCTACTGCCGGGAGGTCGACGCGGGCACGGTCGACCCGCGGGAGCCTGTCGTCGTCCCGGTGCCGCGCACGCCAGGGCTCACCGGCATCTCCGCGCTCGTCGACCCGGTGACGATGAGCTGGCGGGACCTGGTCACGTCGATGGTGACGGCCTCGGACAACGCCGCGGCCGACGTCGTGCACAGCCGGGTCGGCCGGGACCGGGTCGCTGCGCTGCCCACCGAGCTGGGCCTGCCCGGGACCCGCATCCGCGGCGGCACCGACGAGGTGTTCGCCGACCTGCTCGCCGACACCGGCACCGACGACGTCGCCGCGGCCTTCGGGGTGCTCGCCGACAACGACGTCCCGGTCGAGGTCCGCGCGCTCAGCCCGGTCTACGGGTCGGCCACCACCGCCGCGGACGTCACCGCGCTGCTCGCGCTGCTGTGGCGCGGCGAGCTCGCGTCGGAGGCGTCGACGGCGTTCGCCCGCCGGCTGCTCGGGGCCCAGATCTGGCCGCACCGGTTGCGTGCCGGGTTCCCCGCACCGACGCAGGTGGCGGGCAAGACCGGCACGGTCGGCGCGGTGCGCAACGATGTCGGGGTCGTGACCTACCCGGGCGAGCACCCGGTCGCCGTCGCCGTGTTCACCCACTCCGCCCGCAGCGACACCACCGTGCCGCGCGCGGACGCCGCGATCGGCGCCGCCGCCCGGGTCGCGGTGCACGCGCTGCGGGCCCCCGCGCTCTGA
- a CDS encoding long-chain-fatty-acid--CoA ligase — protein sequence MPGQSSAEDFRLTDILADPARADLVALSVDGVATTYGELEQRAGRTAAALRDLGLGAGDRVVWIGKNRPEFLELLFAAPRIGAVSVPLNTRLTEADLLALVDDARAGLVVLGPDFAGLRVAFGERPVVVVGEDHAAWRDATTTVLPPSPPAGSGPDDTVLQLYTSGTTGLPKGVLLAHRQFSALLLAAGHWSIDHTSSALVAMPLFHIGGVGYALVCLAAGARCVLVADIVPGPLLDTMTDERVTNAFLVPAVLQMLSAVPGAADRDWSALRSIAYGASPITVGALRAVVETFRAPLFQVYGATETTGAITQLDPADHDPDGPRAHLMRSAGRPYPWVELTIVDPATGRVLGPGEVGEVRIRSDQVTAGYWNRPEDTAVALGDDATLRTGDGGYLDAEGYLFLTDRIKDMIVTGAENVYPIEVENVLSEHPDVADVAVIGVPDERWGEAVKAVVVPRPGATVDPQGLIEWVRPRIAGFKRPRSVDVVEALPRNPSGKILKRELRETYRKAFT from the coding sequence GTGCCAGGTCAGAGCTCTGCCGAGGACTTCCGGCTCACCGACATCCTGGCCGATCCGGCCCGTGCGGACCTCGTCGCGCTGTCGGTCGACGGCGTCGCCACGACCTACGGCGAGCTGGAGCAGCGGGCCGGGCGGACCGCGGCGGCGCTGCGCGACCTCGGTCTCGGCGCGGGGGACCGCGTCGTGTGGATCGGGAAGAACCGGCCGGAGTTCCTGGAGCTGCTCTTCGCCGCCCCGCGGATCGGCGCCGTGTCGGTCCCGCTCAACACCCGGCTCACCGAGGCCGACCTGCTGGCGCTGGTCGACGACGCCCGGGCCGGGCTGGTGGTGCTCGGCCCGGACTTCGCCGGGCTGCGCGTGGCGTTCGGGGAGCGGCCGGTCGTCGTCGTGGGGGAGGACCACGCGGCCTGGCGCGATGCCACGACCACCGTCCTGCCGCCGTCGCCGCCTGCCGGATCCGGCCCGGACGACACGGTGCTGCAGCTCTACACGTCCGGCACCACCGGCCTGCCCAAGGGTGTGCTGCTCGCGCACCGGCAGTTCAGCGCGCTTCTGCTCGCCGCCGGGCACTGGTCGATCGACCACACGTCGTCGGCGCTGGTCGCGATGCCGCTGTTCCACATCGGCGGGGTCGGCTACGCGCTGGTGTGCCTGGCCGCCGGCGCGCGCTGTGTGCTGGTCGCCGACATCGTCCCCGGCCCGCTGCTCGACACGATGACCGACGAGCGTGTCACGAACGCCTTCCTCGTCCCCGCCGTGCTGCAGATGCTGTCCGCGGTGCCCGGTGCCGCCGACCGGGACTGGTCGGCGCTGCGGTCGATCGCCTACGGCGCCTCGCCGATCACGGTCGGCGCGCTGCGTGCGGTCGTCGAGACCTTCCGGGCGCCGCTGTTCCAGGTCTACGGCGCGACCGAGACCACCGGTGCGATCACCCAGCTCGATCCGGCCGACCACGACCCGGACGGCCCGCGGGCACACCTCATGCGCTCGGCCGGCCGGCCCTACCCGTGGGTCGAGCTGACGATCGTCGACCCGGCGACCGGTCGCGTACTCGGACCGGGGGAGGTGGGGGAGGTGCGGATCCGCTCCGACCAGGTCACTGCCGGCTACTGGAACCGGCCCGAGGACACTGCGGTCGCGCTCGGCGACGACGCCACGCTGCGCACCGGCGACGGCGGCTACCTCGACGCCGAGGGCTATCTGTTCCTCACCGACCGGATCAAGGACATGATCGTCACCGGCGCGGAGAACGTGTACCCGATCGAGGTGGAGAACGTGCTGTCCGAGCATCCCGACGTCGCCGACGTCGCGGTGATCGGGGTGCCCGACGAGCGCTGGGGCGAGGCGGTGAAGGCCGTCGTCGTGCCGCGGCCGGGGGCGACGGTCGATCCGCAGGGGCTCATCGAGTGGGTGCGGCCACGGATCGCGGGCTTCAAACGGCCCCGCTCGGTCGACGTCGTGGAGGCGTTGCCGCGCAACCCCAGCGGCAAGATCCTCAAGCGCGAGCTGCGCGAGACCTACCGCAAGGCCTTCACCTGA